In a single window of the Streptomyces sp. CGMCC 4.7035 genome:
- a CDS encoding TIGR03936 family radical SAM-associated protein: MQRIRLRYTKRGRLRFTSHRDFQRAFERALRRAEVPMAYSAGFTPHPKVSYANAAPTGTGSEAEYLEIALTEARDPDKLRELLDESLPGGLDIIEAVEARTSGLAERLTASVWELRLDGVEPADAERAVAAFNAAGIVEVQRMTKNGIRTFDARSAVASLDSKEVHSSQADRPTDQPCAILRLVVRHVTPAVRPDDVLSGLRAVADLAPPVPAAVTRLAQGLFDEETGTVTDPLAPDREAVATEPTTAAATAAATAPA; this comes from the coding sequence GTGCAGCGCATCCGACTGCGCTACACCAAGCGCGGCCGCCTCCGGTTCACCAGCCACCGTGACTTCCAGCGCGCCTTCGAGCGTGCGCTGCGCCGTGCCGAGGTGCCGATGGCGTACTCGGCGGGGTTCACGCCGCATCCGAAGGTGTCGTACGCCAATGCCGCACCCACCGGCACGGGCAGTGAGGCGGAGTATCTGGAGATCGCGCTCACCGAGGCGCGTGACCCGGACAAGCTGCGCGAGCTCCTCGACGAGTCGCTGCCCGGCGGGCTCGACATCATCGAGGCGGTCGAGGCCCGCACCTCCGGGCTCGCCGAGCGGCTCACGGCGTCGGTGTGGGAGCTGCGCCTGGACGGCGTGGAACCCGCGGACGCCGAGCGCGCGGTGGCCGCCTTCAACGCGGCCGGGATCGTCGAGGTCCAGCGCATGACCAAGAACGGCATCCGCACCTTCGACGCCCGTTCCGCAGTCGCGAGCCTCGACAGCAAGGAAGTGCACAGTTCGCAGGCTGATAGGCCGACCGACCAGCCCTGTGCGATACTGCGGCTGGTTGTTCGGCACGTGACGCCTGCCGTACGACCCGACGACGTCCTGTCCGGTCTCCGCGCCGTGGCCGACCTGGCGCCGCCGGTCCCCGCAGCGGTGACCAGGCTGGCGCAGGGGCTGTTCGATGAAGAGACCGGCACGGTGACCGACCCGCTCGCGCCCGACCGCGAGGCAGTAGCGACCGAGCCGACCACGGCCGCCGCGACTGCCGCCGCGACGGCGCCGGCGTAG
- a CDS encoding alpha/beta hydrolase, whose product MKQSRSTRAAWIAVSAALLGLAAPLTTSVPASATGPSIDWGGCEGSGLDPRQECATVEVPMDYADPGGRKIDIVISRIPSDKPAARRGALLMIPGGPGGSSLNDPSGKGQKLPQDVRDAYDLIGFAPRGLAPSTSVSCGLDHGDLATSKLRPWPAPDGSVTENMATARRTAAACARNGGELIRHISTVDEARDIDRVRAALGERRLSAWGVSYGTYVGAVYSQLFPHRTDRVVLDSNDNPDPSRVSRAWLAGHETGVEDTFPEFAKWASAPGNRDRVAETAAEVRPLFLRLAARLDRAPIPWPGANPEELNGNVLRQTMLDSLSSPSRFPTLAKLMLAARNGTVPPAPVAPPEPVLQNVAAVGAATLCNDVAWPTSAAEYQKGVTKSRTEHPLTAGMPRNAMICAAWPYSPRQAPVRITAHGPSTILLVQNERDVVAPLSGALKLRDALGRRAVMVTVDSTGHDAYLANGNACGDRVVSRFLATGERPNEDTYCA is encoded by the coding sequence ATGAAGCAGAGCAGAAGCACACGAGCCGCCTGGATCGCCGTCTCCGCCGCCCTTCTCGGGCTTGCCGCCCCACTGACCACCTCCGTACCCGCCTCCGCGACGGGCCCCTCCATCGACTGGGGCGGGTGCGAAGGCAGCGGGCTCGACCCGAGGCAGGAGTGCGCGACCGTCGAGGTACCGATGGACTACGCCGACCCGGGTGGCCGGAAGATCGACATCGTGATCTCCCGCATCCCCAGTGATAAGCCGGCCGCCCGCCGTGGCGCCCTGCTGATGATCCCCGGCGGGCCCGGCGGCTCCAGCCTGAACGACCCCTCGGGCAAGGGGCAGAAGTTACCGCAGGACGTGCGTGACGCCTATGACCTGATCGGTTTCGCCCCGCGCGGGCTCGCGCCCTCCACCTCCGTCAGCTGTGGCCTCGACCATGGCGACCTCGCCACCTCGAAGCTGCGGCCCTGGCCCGCCCCGGACGGGTCGGTCACCGAGAACATGGCCACCGCACGGCGGACGGCGGCCGCCTGCGCGCGCAACGGCGGTGAGCTGATCCGGCACATCAGCACGGTCGACGAGGCCCGCGACATCGACCGTGTCCGGGCCGCGCTCGGCGAGCGCAGGCTCTCCGCGTGGGGTGTCTCGTACGGTACGTACGTCGGCGCCGTCTACAGCCAGTTGTTCCCGCACCGCACCGACCGCGTCGTGCTCGACAGCAACGACAACCCCGATCCCTCCCGGGTCTCCCGCGCCTGGCTCGCCGGGCACGAGACCGGCGTCGAGGACACCTTCCCCGAGTTCGCCAAGTGGGCCTCGGCGCCCGGCAATCGGGACCGGGTGGCCGAGACGGCGGCCGAGGTGCGACCGCTGTTCCTGCGCCTGGCAGCGCGGCTCGACCGCGCACCGATCCCCTGGCCCGGCGCCAACCCCGAGGAGCTGAACGGCAACGTGCTGCGCCAGACCATGCTGGACAGCCTCTCCTCACCGAGCCGCTTTCCCACCCTGGCCAAGCTGATGCTGGCCGCGCGGAACGGCACCGTGCCGCCCGCGCCCGTGGCGCCGCCGGAGCCGGTGCTGCAGAACGTCGCCGCGGTCGGCGCCGCGACCCTCTGCAACGACGTGGCGTGGCCCACATCGGCGGCCGAGTACCAGAAGGGGGTCACCAAGAGCCGCACGGAACACCCGCTGACCGCGGGCATGCCCCGGAACGCGATGATCTGCGCTGCCTGGCCGTATTCGCCGAGGCAGGCGCCGGTACGGATCACCGCCCACGGGCCGTCGACCATCCTGCTCGTGCAGAACGAGCGCGATGTCGTCGCTCCGCTGAGCGGCGCCCTGAAGCTCCGCGACGCCCTGGGCCGGCGCGCCGTCATGGTGACCGTTGACTCCACCGGCCACGACGCCTACCTCGCCAACGGAAACGCGTGCGGCGACCGCGTCGTCTCCCGCTTCCTGGCGACCGGGGAGCGGCCGAACGAGGACACCTACTGCGCCTAG
- a CDS encoding YncE family protein: MGTTTAAADTSSSLPISSYRDIAVDAAHQQVFLSDPFGGSVLVTDYTGQVVKRFSGEAGAWGLALSSDSRTLYVALRDAGAIAAIDTATLEETARYDTGTGAGVYAGPTSLALAGGKIWFGYSTDTWHGALGALDLSGAEPVVTRGQGLDTFRSSPRLAATPQHPDTLVAAESDGNAATLAVYDVSTGQADTQAKRVDPGPDGCESLQDLALTPDARQVVVACAAAHYHQVFRTADLADDGIYTTSWSPDAVAIAPDGTIAAGVYGPSRPDVQLFTQGNSTAFASWDFPSPSDYADTTVETAGLAWAPDGSRVFAVTETSGSSALTLQVLNHPQVATTVTVQAPASSPRNQDLTLTGKLEAPVGFGAGSTVDIWRLDDPLAGEGTLIGSAPVAADGTFGYTDRPRAKGDVQYTVQYYGDARHAYAYGTATVDITSD, translated from the coding sequence TTGGGAACGACCACGGCCGCTGCGGACACCAGTTCCTCACTGCCCATCAGCTCGTACCGGGACATCGCTGTCGACGCGGCTCATCAGCAGGTGTTCCTCAGCGACCCGTTCGGCGGCAGCGTTCTGGTGACGGACTACACCGGCCAGGTCGTGAAGCGGTTCAGCGGTGAGGCCGGTGCCTGGGGCCTCGCGCTTTCCAGTGACTCCCGGACGCTGTACGTGGCCCTGCGGGACGCCGGCGCGATCGCCGCGATCGACACCGCCACGCTGGAGGAGACCGCCCGGTACGACACCGGCACCGGCGCGGGCGTCTACGCCGGTCCGACCTCGCTGGCACTGGCCGGCGGGAAGATCTGGTTCGGCTACAGCACCGACACCTGGCACGGCGCCCTCGGCGCCCTGGACCTGAGCGGCGCGGAGCCGGTTGTCACGCGAGGGCAGGGCCTCGACACGTTCCGCAGCTCTCCCCGCCTGGCCGCCACGCCGCAGCATCCGGACACCCTCGTCGCCGCCGAGTCCGACGGCAACGCCGCAACCCTGGCGGTGTACGACGTGAGCACCGGCCAGGCCGACACACAGGCGAAGCGCGTCGATCCAGGGCCGGACGGGTGCGAGAGCCTTCAGGACCTCGCCCTGACGCCGGACGCCCGGCAGGTCGTCGTGGCCTGCGCCGCGGCCCATTATCACCAGGTCTTCCGCACCGCCGACCTGGCGGACGACGGCATCTACACCACCAGTTGGTCCCCCGACGCGGTGGCCATCGCCCCCGACGGCACGATCGCGGCGGGGGTCTACGGGCCCTCCCGGCCCGATGTCCAACTGTTCACGCAGGGCAACTCCACGGCCTTCGCGTCCTGGGACTTCCCGTCGCCCTCCGATTACGCCGACACCACCGTCGAGACCGCCGGTCTGGCCTGGGCCCCGGACGGCAGCCGGGTCTTCGCCGTCACCGAGACCAGCGGCTCTTCGGCCCTGACGCTGCAGGTCCTGAACCACCCGCAGGTCGCCACCACCGTCACCGTGCAGGCACCCGCCTCGTCGCCCCGGAACCAGGACCTCACCCTCACCGGAAAGCTCGAAGCGCCCGTGGGATTCGGCGCGGGGAGCACGGTCGACATCTGGCGGCTCGACGACCCCCTGGCAGGTGAGGGCACGCTGATCGGGTCCGCGCCCGTCGCCGCGGACGGCACGTTCGGCTACACGGACCGTCCGAGGGCCAAGGGCGATGTCCAGTACACCGTCCAGTACTACGGTGACGCGCGGCACGCCTATGCCTACGGCACGGCCACGGTCGACATCACCTCTGACTGA
- a CDS encoding MFS transporter: MHSTRAGPAEDTVPGLPAGPVVLAWLTQFLVGTDLFVVAPLLPHIAASFAVSAADTGLLVTAFSIAYVVASPFAGWVSDRWDRATVLVVALVLFSAANVGTALAPGFGVLLVARVVAGIAAAATGPTVYALVSTRARPRARAQVLAVVGSGLLTALWVGAPAGSLLGRYVGWQAAFVILAAGTFLLAFPHAFVWRARPVPAAASPSGASQRAGRPGRGVAVSAVAVTTLWAFSVYSLYTFLAVALHSDGRATAVTWLLVVYGIGAVVGGQVGGRFADRADAVRVTRSALALTAVLEAVVALVFPVTWALACALGLFALAAYAFFPAQQRHLVDTFPERATAMLSWNNSALFVGLSLAGAAGGQIVRALDYPALLYLGAAVAVPACLVARGRPARTGR, from the coding sequence ATGCACTCGACCCGTGCCGGGCCGGCCGAAGACACGGTGCCCGGCCTGCCCGCCGGGCCCGTTGTGCTGGCCTGGCTGACGCAGTTCCTGGTGGGAACCGATCTCTTCGTGGTGGCGCCGCTGCTGCCGCATATCGCCGCGTCGTTCGCTGTCTCCGCGGCCGACACCGGCCTGCTGGTCACGGCCTTCTCGATCGCGTACGTGGTGGCTTCGCCCTTCGCCGGCTGGGTCTCCGACCGATGGGACCGCGCCACGGTCCTGGTGGTGGCTCTGGTGCTGTTCTCCGCGGCCAACGTCGGGACCGCTCTGGCGCCGGGTTTCGGTGTGCTGCTGGTGGCCCGCGTGGTGGCCGGTATCGCGGCCGCCGCGACCGGTCCCACCGTGTATGCCCTGGTCAGCACCCGTGCGCGGCCCCGGGCTCGGGCGCAGGTGCTGGCCGTGGTGGGATCGGGCCTGCTGACCGCCCTGTGGGTGGGCGCGCCGGCCGGCTCGCTGCTGGGGCGGTACGTGGGCTGGCAGGCTGCCTTCGTCATCCTGGCCGCAGGCACGTTCCTGCTGGCATTCCCCCATGCATTCGTCTGGCGTGCCCGGCCGGTCCCGGCGGCCGCCTCCCCGTCCGGGGCGTCGCAGCGGGCCGGGCGGCCCGGTAGGGGCGTCGCGGTGTCCGCCGTCGCGGTGACGACCCTGTGGGCCTTCTCCGTGTACAGCCTCTACACCTTCCTTGCCGTCGCGCTGCACTCCGACGGCAGGGCCACCGCCGTGACGTGGCTGCTGGTCGTCTACGGCATCGGCGCCGTCGTCGGCGGGCAGGTGGGCGGCCGGTTCGCGGACCGGGCCGATGCCGTGCGGGTCACCAGGTCAGCGCTGGCGCTGACGGCGGTGCTGGAAGCCGTCGTGGCCCTGGTGTTCCCGGTCACTTGGGCTCTGGCCTGCGCGCTGGGCCTGTTCGCACTGGCTGCTTACGCGTTCTTCCCCGCCCAGCAGCGTCACCTGGTCGACACGTTTCCCGAGCGGGCGACGGCCATGCTGTCGTGGAACAACAGCGCGCTGTTCGTGGGCCTGTCCCTGGCCGGCGCCGCGGGTGGGCAGATCGTGCGTGCCCTGGACTATCCGGCGCTGCTGTACCTCGGCGCCGCCGTGGCGGTACCGGCGTGCCTCGTCGCACGCGGACGGCCGGCCCGGACCGGCAGGTAG